Sequence from the Candidatus Bathyarchaeota archaeon genome:
TATTCTCATTTCTAATTCTGGATCATTAGAATATGCAAAATAGGACCTCTCATTTAACATCCTGATATTGTATCCGGCCTTGTCAAGAAGACCCTTAGCACTATCCCATAAGTGACCTTTTGGTAAGGCGATCCTAATCGAAACCATGATTTAAAACCTACTTGTTGCTAAAAAAGACAATATCTGAATATAAATTATTTCTTAGAAAGGTTTAACCATTAGAAATCAGAAAATAGCAATAAATAAAGCATAATGTTTAAACGTTTCAAATAACAATTTGAGAAGTATATCTTGATTACTTTATCACCCTTTTGAAAAACTTAATTGGAGGATGATTATTTGCAGGATAATGAAAAGTATGCACCTACTACAAAGTATGTTGTAAAAGCAAAATTTGAAGTCGGAGGAGTAGTCGAAAAATCCGACGTCATAGGAGCTATCTTTGGTCAGACTGAAGGACTCTTTGGACCTGATCTAGATCTTCGTGAATTGCAGAAAAGCGGTAGAATAGGCAGAATTGGAATAACACTTGAATCAAAAAACGATGTTACGAAAGGAGAAATCGTTATCCCATCAAGTCTAGACAAAGCTTCTACCGCCTTAATCGCTGCAGCTATTGAAAGTGTGGATAGAATTGGACCTTGTAACGCAAAAATAACCCTTGATAATGTATTAGATGAAAGAGAAGAAAAAAGAAGAGTGATTACTGATAAAGCAAAAGAAATCTTAAGAAGATGGACTACCGAGGGAATGCCAAGTACGGATGAGATCCTAACCCAAGTCTCAGATTCCATAAAAGCTGGTGATGTAGTAAGTTATGGCAATGAGGGTCTTCCTGCTGGTTCAGAAGTTGATGTTAGCAGTTCAATTATATTGGTTGAAGGAAGAGCGGACGTTATAGAGTTGCTAAAATGCGGAATAAACAACGTGATAGGCATAGAGGGCACAAAAATTCCAAAAACGATAATTGACCTAAGTAAGGAGAAAGAGATTACCGCGTTTCTGGACGGCGATCGAGGAGGGGATTTAATACTCAAAGAGCTTATGCAAGTCGCTGAATTGGATTACGTAGCTCGTGCGCCAAAGGGTAAAGAGGTTGAAGAATTAACCCCCAAAGAGATATTGAAATGTATCAGAGAGAAAGTCCCTCTAGAGCAGATTAAAGGTAAAAAACCAACTAAACCCCCAGCGGATGTACCAAAGCATATTTTTGAAGCTGCCCAAGAGTTGCGTGGCACTTTGGAAGCTGTACTCTTTGATAAAAAAGGTAAAATGATGTCTAAAATTCCTGTCAGTGAATTGGCAGAAAAACTTTCTCAAACTGATGGCGTAGATACTGTTCTTTTCGATGGAATAGTAACTCAAAGATTATTGGATATAGCTGATGAAAAGAAGGTAAAATGTTTAATCGGGGATAGAGTT
This genomic interval carries:
- the dnaG gene encoding DNA primase DnaG codes for the protein MQDNEKYAPTTKYVVKAKFEVGGVVEKSDVIGAIFGQTEGLFGPDLDLRELQKSGRIGRIGITLESKNDVTKGEIVIPSSLDKASTALIAAAIESVDRIGPCNAKITLDNVLDEREEKRRVITDKAKEILRRWTTEGMPSTDEILTQVSDSIKAGDVVSYGNEGLPAGSEVDVSSSIILVEGRADVIELLKCGINNVIGIEGTKIPKTIIDLSKEKEITAFLDGDRGGDLILKELMQVAELDYVARAPKGKEVEELTPKEILKCIREKVPLEQIKGKKPTKPPADVPKHIFEAAQELRGTLEAVLFDKKGKMMSKIPVSELAEKLSQTDGVDTVLFDGIVTQRLLDIADEKKVKCLIGDRVSEVVKTPVDIKIMKLSEIIGE